The sequence below is a genomic window from Carassius gibelio isolate Cgi1373 ecotype wild population from Czech Republic chromosome A17, carGib1.2-hapl.c, whole genome shotgun sequence.
ACTTGCACATCTTTTCAAGCTGCTGTTGGGCTTCAGCCGTGTATGGAAAGTGTGAAACAATCAGCTCATTCTATTGAATGTGTTTACGAAGCAGTCGACACACAACTTAAAGCCACAATCATTTGTGTACCAACCGAGAAAAGCAATGCAGGCAGAGAATAACTAAACAAAACATTAGATTTTTGGGGGTGGAGTGAGGCTGGAAACTGGCAGAGctctttgaaacttttttttttttttttaaatgcagttgcACAATTTGAGCCTTTTGGCCGAAGGTGACTCGTGAGGGAGTGGACAGAGGAAAAAAAGCAAAAGGAGGTTCTCGCGTGCGGGGGCTTCGGAGGCCAGCGCAGCACATGGCTCGTGCAGTGTACTCCAGCACGTGAATCGCAGAGCTGCTCGCCACGGGCAAACAAACTGGGTAAAAAAAGGGGGCGGCATTTGCATAACCACCAGATCAACAGGTTACAAGGAATTCCTCTTGAGTTTAATTTAAGTCTTTGGGCTTTACCAGCAAAATATTTATGCATAGTGCTGTTTTTATTAAAAGGCACATATTTGCTATGAACTATGTTTTCTGGTCAcagctgtttttaaatttttttttaaagctgtggCAAACAAGGTAAgcccaatggaaaaaaaaaacaattatacatgcatatacacactGTCTTTACATACATTTTGCATCTTTACATTACATATGGCTGGCAGAGAAGCAACACTTGTATCTAAACTGTGCTTTTTGGTTTTGGGTCAGAGAGTGGCGCCAAGGGAATTTTACACATTTACATCATGTCCTAATATTTACTCTAGAGGGCTGCCTGGAACTCTTCACCTTCAAGGGTCTTGTCCAGAGCCTACATGACATGTAGAGGTGCCTAATACGACATAAGTGAACAACAACATCGTCTGTAAGGAGGGAGTTTTCCACAGTCGTAGACTGACCGAGGTCTCTTAAAGGTCTGACCCTTGCATGTACCCATCTCAAGTCACACAGATACTGTTTCAACACTGTTAGGGGTCATTTTTCCATACCGATGTACTACTTTTccattgcttttttttaatgtaaaggtGCTAGACGGATTTGCATGACCTTTGCTCTCACACATGAGGgctgtgtttttaaaatgctGTGTCAAGTTACACTAATTTCAACTTTACATGCTGTGTAAGTTGGTCCAGAtatgaatgttttatgcattGGGAATTTGTATTTTAAACCTTGCTCTGTTCATGTATAAAAAGAGTGAAAGAAAACTCGCCTGTCCAACATCAACTTGATGGGTGTATTTACGAGCCGCGGCACCATTGGTGGTGAAGATGGCAGTACCGTTGCCGTATGGGTTCTTATTGACTATTCTGATGGCATCGTCCAAGCTGTCGGCCTCCAGGACCACCAACACGGGTCCAAATATCTCCTCCTTATAGCACTTCATGTCCGGCTGAAATTAAATTAGGACAAGCAACTAGTGTAGAACATTACAAGGCCTTTGCATGATACATATCCAAACTTACAGCAATTAAAGAGATTTACTCACTACCATGTTGTTGCAAACATATGactttcttaaagctgcagtaggtaacttttgtaaaaaaatatttcctgacagtagaatatgagacagataatctgtgaaaaaatcaagctcctctggctcctcccagtgtcctattgccatttgcagaaactccatcgctcccggtgaaaaacaaccaatcagatctgtggtccgtaactttgtttgtgttcaaaatgtagaaaaatgtttataataagcgagtacaccatgaatccattttccaaaccgtgtttttggcttgtcctgaatcactagggtgcacctataataagtgtttatattcggactattttagattgcttcggggtagaccgcggcggagtaacccagcacCTTTGtaattcttcatagacataaacagagagaagtagttccggctacgatgttcttccgcaagacgcaagcagttctgtttattaaccgctagagtgtcaaaagttaccaactgcagctttaagtctaCGGAATGCAAaataagattttacattttagttcaaGTCATTTGGATCCAAAACAACCCCACTGGCTTTCAATGTATGGATTAAAAAATCAGATGCATTCTTTAAATGATCTTCTTttggtgtttcacagaagaaagtcatacaggtttggaacgacatgaggctgagtaagtTGCACTGTAGGTATTGTAGCTCTCACCGTGACATTGCTAACGATGGTTGGTCCTACGAAGTTCCCATTTTCGTAACCCTTGACCTTCACATTCCTGCCATCAAGTAGCACCTTGGCACCCTCATCCACGCCACTCTGAATAAGACTGTTGACTCGCTCTTTGGCCTGAGGTGAGATAAGAGGTCCCACATCAGCTCCAGGCTGGTCACCTTACCGAAGAAATAACAGAAAGATAAAGACCTGATTAAGAAGCTAGGGAGGTTTTACAAAACTCACTCAAACCAAGGCAATTACAACATGTTTTAGTCTAAACCGTCAGAATGGAAACTCATTCACTTCATTTTCATCACACGTGGCACTATGTTACAATTTCTGAAAGAACATGCTATTCATTAAATATGTTGGTAATTCAGAGCACAACCTAGATGCACCAATTTGCTGAATTATTACTGTACTGTAGATGAGTTTGGTGGATAGCTGGGAGAAAATGTAGCGGTTTCTCTTCCAAACAACCGTTTAGTTGGTTAACCAAAAGTTTAGGCATCCTAAAGTCTGGAGAAATGCTTTCTGTAtcatttgttttgttgatttttgcTGAATACAGGGGATGACTTTCCTTTAATTTACCCATTTTCCTGGGTTGTAACCAAAGGGATTGGTTCTGAGATAtgcaaacacatactgtacacatatgAAAAAactcacatccacacacacagttTTAGATACCCTGAGGAAGTATGTCTTTGAGGGCTGTTACAGGGTTTCAGAATAGCAGCTGCGGTTAACCTTCTttgattacaattacaattttcatcggcagattttttttttttttttaaacatttgatcgGCCCATACTAATTTCTGGTCCCCTTTTTACCACAAAATGTGCTTCTGCTTTGTGGCATGACCAAGACAAATAGTGCGTCTATCCTCTGGGTGAGCTGAACATGCTTTAAGTTGCTCTGGGAGAGGTGTGGTCACGAAGGCATGGGTGGTCAACAAAAAGGCCAAAAAAGAGGGATAAAAGAAAGGGCATGAATCTGGAGAAACTCTACATAGAAAGGAACAGCGGACAAAAAGAGATTTTATTCAATGAACGTCATGGAAAAGTAATCTATTTGTGATATTTAAGGTATAGGTTTTCCAGGTATAGCACAGTGCATCTTAGTCTTGGTAGCCCCAGAAATGCAAATAACGGAACTGGTCAATATTGTGTCACTGTGTCCTAACTGGCAGAAAAACCCCAAAACAAACActtcttattttttaatgagaGCAAAATATTATATGGGATCCAACAGAACCACAGCCAACTGGCATATTCAATGTTGAGCAAAAACTCATTGGTGTTAAAAATGTTGTTGCATGGCTTCTGTCATTATTTCTCTAGGTATacttaactttttttcttattttgctcCATCTAACAAACAGCGGAGTGTGCCAACCTTTGCAAGTGCATATAGACACATTTGCTACATGCAACAAACTCGATAACTCGTGTGGACATATTTTGGCCTTTATTGTGTTGCGCCTGACTAGGACACACAGTGCAACCAAACAGGATCAGATTTGTGAGACACATAAAATGTGCAGTACTGGGGGTTCTTTAGTATCAGAACGGATCAATATAATAAAGCTTGAGTACCTGCATTGACACTGAGACCCTTTGCACGTTCGACCAGTTCAGGCAACCAGTTTCGAGCTTCTCCTACGAGGATAGCCGTGGAAAGTGCCATACATCTCTGACCTGCTGCTCCGAAAGCAGCACCAACCAGCTGGTTTAGTGTGTTCTCTTTGTTGGCATCAGGCATCACCACACCGTGATTCTTTGCCCCCTGGTGAACAGAAAATTAGATTGTAAGGAAGCAGCTCCACATTTTCACCAAATGACAAATTCTTGTACAATAAGTGAAAATACGCAGAGTAAAAGCGGGGGAAGTAAATCTGACGGAGCGCAGTTTACCATCTtgaaaacatatttataatacacTGGCATAAGATCCAGCTGCTGTGGGGTTTCAGAAAATGAAGTTTATCTGCAGTGGGAGGCAAAGGAGGTGGGATACACTGTATTAAATAGAAGGCATATGAATAATGATAGTGCATATTTTAAGTCACAGTTTGACTTACACTGCTGTTCATCATCTTTAAGTCCGTCATGCTAACACTCAAAGCTATAAAGAATGGACAGTGCTAATCTCCAGATTCCTAAATCTTGAGTCTAAAATTGCAGCCTCATTGTGGAGGTTAAGAATGAACCAGATTGACACAGATTCATTTGTAATCAAATTCTGCCACCATCTGGCCATTGCAGTGCTGAGAATCAGATACACATGGGTAGGCAGGCTACATAGATGGGAAAAAGTTGCTTGCGACTTGAGCaactgtataatgttacaaaaaaaaaaaaaaagagcataatAAATTTTAGCTAatttctcctcttcttttttaaagaacatcCTGACCAATCTTTtctatataatgaaagtgaatgagcgGGATCAAACTTCAAAGAAGATGCAAAGAcactatatagattttttttttttttgaaaaggccTATTTTGTAAATGCAGTGTAGTTATTGACTGATGATGGTTTCTGCTCCAGTGAAAGCTCTTTTACTGATAAAAGTGCAtttgctgtgtaaatgcattcatgccacctctgagcagcattaaaTAGTGTGTAAAGAcacctaaatgccacttcagaagtGTTTCTGTACCACCTTTGCGGAATAAATTCattgttgttaaataaaaaaaaaaaaagattttttcaaTAGCGTTCAGTATGTTGAAACGTGTGGCCAGGATGTTCTTCAAAACTCACCTTTCATGTTCCATGGAATTAAGTAAATAATATGGAACTACGTATTTAAAGAAGTTTAGACATcataaagggatagatcacccaaaaatgaaaatttacactaatgtcattccaaacctagaGAATGAAAGCCTAAGACCTTTTTTGGATATTAGTTTCAATGAAGCGACAGAAGTCCCTTGAATCTTAACCTGAAttgtatgggtttggaacaaaaatgttaatttttatggTGAACTTTGTGTTGCTCATAACAGAGCAGAATTTCATATGCAATATGGTTTTCTGTGAAATGCATTAACTTCTTCAGAACCAACCATGTTGCTCTGCActcttttgccatttttggagcCTCTCTCATAGATGTACTCGCCAGCCTGGTTGGAGCCTACAAAACTGATGGCTTTGATGGCAGGATGGTCACAGATGAAGTTCACAGCTATAATAGCACATGGGGAAAAATCATTTTGTTATCTGCACACAGAATCTCGATTCATAATGtggttaaaatatttatatccCTTATGCTTCCATAATTTCCATACCATCATGCTGTCCGTGGATTATGTTTAATGTTCCATCCGGAGCGCCGGCGTCCTGCAGGAGTTTGGCCAGCATCATGGCACAGCCAGGCACTCTCTCCGAGGGCTTCAATAAATATGTGTTCCCACACACCATGCCCATTGGGAACATCCACAGTGGAATCATGGCAGGGAAATTGAAGGGGGCAATTCCGGCACATACACCGATGGGCAGCCGGTATGTGTACGTGTCCATGTCTTTAGTGATGGAGGGGAGGGTCTCTCCCAGCATAAGGGATGTGATACTGCAGGTGTGCTCCACCACCTCTGCAAGACCAACAAACAACTAGAGTAAATAATGGGAAGGCACACAAACAAAATGTGCAAACAGTTATGGGGCCAAAGACTTTTCTTAGGCCCAAACAGCCAATAATGCTTCATCtgaagtgtgttttatgttgttaaTTTCAGTCTGTATAACCGAACAGAAAATAACTTTACGGTGAATACAGTACTTACTGTATAATGAAGCGGAAAtgtgaagcttgaaaaagagctgcaataccattcaaaagtttggagttggtaagacttttttaaaggttttaaaaaagtatgttcACTAAGGCtaccttaataaaaaaaaatactgtaaaataaaaaacttaagtaactttttaatttgtaatttattcctgtgatgcaaagctgaattttcagcatcattaaacgtgatccttcaggaatcattccaatatgctgatttgttgctgaaaaaacatttcttattattatcaatgctgaaaacagttgtgacgCTTATAGTTTTTGTTGAAGGctcattcatgaatgaatcattcagactgcTAGATATTCTAAAGAAATCTTTACTTTGTAAATCTTTGTAAAGTCAAAAttgcatgataaataaagttaCTGTCTCCCAAAAGTAAGAATCGACTCTGTACATCCTAAcattcaaatcccacttctgtgaCAGATACACGTCACAGGGTAACACACTTTCATTATGCATAATGCATTTTTCATTATGTGGAAACCATGCTacatgttttcaggattctgaaTAGagagttaaaaaaatacaaacattatacatttcttagTCACTTTTCATTaatgatttttgtaaaaaaaaaaaaaaaaaaacatatttctatctaaaaaaattagcatatttcatccgaccaataaaagaaaggtgtttttaatacaaaaaaggtcaaccttcaaataattatgttcagttatgcactcaatacttggtcgggaatccttttgcagaaatgactgcttcaatgcggtgtggcatggaggcaatcagcctgtggcactgctgaggtgttatggaggcccaggatgcttcgatagcggccttaagctcatccagagtgttgggtcttgcgtctctcaactttctcttcacagtatcacacagattctctatggggttcaggtcaggagagttggcaggccaattgagcacagtaataccatggtcagtaaaccatttaccagtgtttttggcactgtgagcaggtgtcaggtcatgctgaaaaacgaaatcttcatctccataaagcttttcatcagatggaagcatgaagtgctccaaaatctcctgataactagctgcattgaccctgcccttgataaaacactggacttcaggcattttggcatttccttctccccagtcttcctccagaccctggcaccttgatttccgaatgatatgcaaaatttgctttcatccgaaaaaagaaCTTtgtaccactgagcaacagtccagtgctgcttctctgtagcccatttcctgcacacgcctgtgcacggtggctctggatgtttctactccagactcagtccactgcttccgcaggtcccccaaggtctggaatcggtccttctccactatcttcctcagggtccggtcacctcttctcgtcatgcagcgttttttgccacactttttccttcccacaaacttcccactgaggtgccttgatacagcactctgggaacagcctattcattcagaaatgtctttctgtgtcttaccctctcgttTGAGgatgtcaatgatggccttctggacagcagtcaggtcggcagtcttacccatgattgcggtattgagtaatgaaccaggctgggagtttttaaaagcctcaggaatcttttgcaggtttttagagttaattagttgattcagatgattaggttaatagctcgtttagagaaccttttcatgatatgctaattttttgagataggaattttgggttttcattaaaacaataaaagacctgaaatatttcagtttgtgtgcaacgaatctaaaatatatgcaagtttatcattacattatggaaaataatgaacttttatcacaatatactaatttttttagaaggacctgtatatacacacacacacacatcgctcTCGTTAAGATGGTTATTCCTGTTTTGGGAGACTCCTGCAATAGGTTAACATGCGTGCaaaggtaaaaatatatatatagaatatacatATAATATCACCTCATTTTTCAATGATTCTCAAACAATTAATTTGAAGCCGTTATAAGCTTCAGTCTCTCTAAAGCCCTCACTTTGGAGTTTAGCGAGGTCAAAAATTTGGCATCTGACAATGTCTAGAATGAAACATCGGCGGGGGCAGGGGCAAGTGCAAGGAGGCAGGGGGGGTGCTATATACACAGTGTGCAATCATGAATCTCGTAAGTAAACTTAAAAGCGACCGTTCTTTcaaagggggggggggtcacgATGCCGGCTCAACATcatgatgtctatcagccattgGCGATGGCATCTTCTATCAGCCCAAACCtaattcacatacagctacattacacactgcataaTTGGGGCACAAAACATCAATTGTATAtccaaaaataaagtattaattggCCTTTGAGACTAATTTTTTTAGATGGGGGAACTTCTGGTTTCGTGTT
It includes:
- the LOC127933334 gene encoding methylmalonate-semialdehyde dehydrogenase [acylating], mitochondrial isoform X2, with protein sequence MAATLMRSLVKKRVPLQKGRMCYSSVSTAKLFIDGKFVESKSPEWLDIHNPATNEVIGRVPKATHEEMLAAVDSCSRAYHTWSETSILARQQIFLRYQQLIKDNIKELAKLITLEQGKTLADAEGDVFRGLQVVEHTCSITSLMLGETLPSITKDMDTYTYRLPIGVCAGIAPFNFPAMIPLWMFPMGMVCGNTYLLKPSERVPGCAMMLAKLLQDAGAPDGTLNIIHGQHDAVNFICDHPAIKAISFVGSNQAGEYIYERGSKNGKRVQSNMGAKNHGVVMPDANKENTLNQLVGAAFGAAGQRCMALSTAILVGEARNWLPELVERAKGLSVNAGDQPGADVGPLISPQAKERVNSLIQSGVDEGAKVLLDGRNVKVKGYENGNFVGPTIVSNVTPDMKCYKEEIFGPVLVVLEADSLDDAIRIVNKNPYGNGTAIFTTNGAAARKYTHQVDVGQIGVNVPIPVPLPMFSFTGSRASFRGDTNFYGKQGIQFYTQIKTVTAQWKAEDATLKSPAVTMPTMGR
- the LOC127933334 gene encoding methylmalonate-semialdehyde dehydrogenase [acylating], mitochondrial isoform X1, which codes for MAATLMRSLVKKRSTAKLFIDGKFVESKSPEWLDIHNPATNEVIGRVPKATHEEMLAAVDSCSRAYHTWSETSILARQQIFLRYQQLIKDNIKELAKLITLEQGKTLADAEGDVFRGLQVVEHTCSITSLMLGETLPSITKDMDTYTYRLPIGVCAGIAPFNFPAMIPLWMFPMGMVCGNTYLLKPSERVPGCAMMLAKLLQDAGAPDGTLNIIHGQHDAVNFICDHPAIKAISFVGSNQAGEYIYERGSKNGKRVQSNMGAKNHGVVMPDANKENTLNQLVGAAFGAAGQRCMALSTAILVGEARNWLPELVERAKGLSVNAGDQPGADVGPLISPQAKERVNSLIQSGVDEGAKVLLDGRNVKVKGYENGNFVGPTIVSNVTPDMKCYKEEIFGPVLVVLEADSLDDAIRIVNKNPYGNGTAIFTTNGAAARKYTHQVDVGQIGVNVPIPVPLPMFSFTGSRASFRGDTNFYGKQGIQFYTQIKTVTAQWKAEDATLKSPAVTMPTMGR